AAGGTCGTGTAGATCTGGTAGCCGCCGAGGTCGAAGTCCTTGTCGGAGATGTTGCCGGCCTTCTTGGCGTACTGGGAGGCGAGTTCCACGAGGTAGTCGCTCTGCTCACCGGTGTCGTACAGCGGGTTGGACTTGAGCGGCTCGGGGAACTTCGTGTACTTGGCGCGCTCGGCGCGGGAGAGCTTGCCGATGTCGACCATGCGGTCCAGGGTCCAGGACCAGCGTTCGACGGCCCGGGCGCGGTTGGCGGGGTTCAGGGTCGGGTCGTAGAGGCCGGCGCCCTTGAGCAGGGAGGCGAGGAACGCCGCCTCGCTGGCGTTGAGCTCGCCGACGTCCTTGCCGTAGTAGGCCTGGGCGGCGCGCTGGATGCCGTAGGTACCGCGGCCGAACCAGCTGGTGTTGAGGTAGCCCTCGAGGATGTCGTCCTTGCTCATCTGGTTGTCGAGCTTGAGGGCGATCATGGCTTCGGTGAACTTGCGGCTGACCGTCTGGTTCTGGTTCAAGTAGACGTTCTTGACGTACTGCTGGGTGATCGTGGAGCCGCCCTGGGTGTCGCCCTGGCCGATCGTGCGGAACAGGGCGCGGCTGATGCCCTTGAGGGAGATGCCGGGGTCGCTGTAGAAGCTGGCGTTCTCGGCGGCGAGCACCGCCCAGCGGACGTCCTCGGGGATGTCCTTCAGCGGCATCGCCTGCCGCTGCACCCAGCCGGTGCGGGCCATCGGCGTGCCGTCGGCCCAGAAGTACACGTTGTCCTGCTGGGTGGCGTACGAGTTGATGTTGTCCGGGATGTCGGTGGCCGCGTAGGCGACGACCAGGAGCATGCTGCTGAGCCCGATGGAGCACAGGAAGCCGCCGAGCCACTGCCGCCAGGAGGGTATCCAGCGCCGCCAGTCGGTACGGCCGGGCCGCGGGTACTGCGGGCGGAGTTTGCGCGCGTACGGCGTGACACGAGCCACATAGGGGGTGAGGGCGGCGAGGAGCGGGGCGAGCCGAGGTCCCAGAACAGTTGATATTCGGTCAAATACAGAAGGACGCGGAGCTTTTCGTCGATTCTTTGACGAACGCGCTTTCTTTTCGCCTGCGGCGTCACCTTCGGACACATCTGGCAGATCGGGTATGTCCGACACCCGCAGCTGCATGGTCTCGTCCGCCCTGAAAGAGGCAGGGACCTTCAACTGCATGGTCTCGTCCGGCCGCTGGGGCTCCTCCCCCTGCCCCGCCTGGGTCACGACGCGTCTCCCTCCGCACTCCGTATTGCTCGCAGGCAGACGTACAGACTTACGAGGGCCTGACATGGTTGCCGTTGACGCGGCCGCAAACCTTGAACCCTCCCGACCTCGGGGTTCAACACGGCGCTCTCAAATTACCAGCGCCCTTCGCAAATTCTCCACATAAGAAATCGACAGAAGTGAACAGAGGTGAAACTGCTGACATCCGCTCCGAGCATAGGGGCTTAGTCTGACGTCATGCCTCGCTACGAGTACCGCTGCCGGACCTGCGGCGACACCTTCGAACTGAGCCGCCCGATGGCGCAGTCCGCCGACCCCGCCGACTGTCCCGCGGGACACGGCGACACAGTGAAGCTTCTCTCCGCCGTGGCCGTGGGCGGGACGAAGTCCGCCCCCGCGCCCGGAGCGGGCGGCGGGTGCTGCGGCGGCGGCTGCTGCGGCTGACCCCGCCGGCCGCGCCCGGTCAGGAGTTCTTCAGGAACTCCCGCAGGATGCGCTCGCCGGCCAGCACACCGCGCTCCGGCAGGGCGGTGATCTGCGGAGCCGTCCAGGCCGCGTCGGCCAGCTCGCCGTGTCCGGGGCGCCAGCCCCGGTCAGCCGCCAGCAGCAGGTCGGCGTCGAGCAGCGAGTCGCCCGCCGCCAGCGTCAGATCGGCGCCGGTACGGCGGGCCACCTCGCGCACGGCCGCGCTCTTGGTCAGCGGCTTCGGCACGGCGTAGATCTTGCGGCCCTGGAGCGACACGGTCCAGCCGCGGTTCTCCGCCCAGGCGGCGAGCTCCTTCACCCACTCCTCGGGCAGCAGCTCGCGCTCCACGACGAGATAGGCGAACAGGTCCTCGGCCACCCGCTGCTTGCGCAGCCAGAACGGGTCCGCCGTCTTCGCCAGGTACTCCTGCACCTCAGCTAGCGGCGCGCACTCGTCGGCCAGCCGGGCCTGCACGCCCGCGTGCCACTCCTGGTCGGTCGCCCCGTCGACGAGGAGGTGACCGCCGTTGGCACAGATCGCGTACTTCGGCGCCGGGCCCGGCAGGTTGATGCGCTGGTACTGCTTGCGGGTGCGGGTGGTCGTCGGTACGAACACCGCCCGGTCGCCCAGGTCCGTCAGCAACTGCGCCGAGGTCTCCGTCATGAACGACAGCGGCCTCGCCTCGTGCACCTCGACGCACAGCAGCCGGGGCGCCCGCGCGTCCGGCATGGTCAGCGCCAGGGCGGCCGCCGAGTAGATCAGCGTACGGTCGAGATCGCTCGCCACCACGACCGGCATCAGACCGTCACCGCCTTGCCGTCGGCGCCGGTCGCGCCCCGGGTGAACTTCGGGTGGATCAGCCCCACACACGTGTACGGCAGGTCGTCGACCTCCTCGACGGGCACCCCGCGCTGTCCGGCCAGGAGCCGTACGTGGTCCAGGTCGGCGCCCGCCCCGGCCCGCGCGAGGATCTTCCACGGCACCCGGCGCAGCAGCACCCGGGTGGTCTCGCCGACCCCCGGCTTGACCAGGTTCACGTCGTGGATGCCGTACTCCTCGCTGATCCGCTCGACGGCGGCCCAGCCCTCCCAGCTCGGCGTGCGGTCACTGGCGAGCAGCTCCTTCACCGCACCCCCGACGGCGTCCGCCACCTCGGGGAAACGGGCGGCGACGGCGTCCAGGAAGGCCACCGAGACGTCCGTGCCGGCGAGCTCGCGGTAGAACTTGGCGCCGTGGAAGTCGTCCGGCCCGACCAGGTCGGCCCGCAGCACGGTCCGCGAGATGAGCCCCGACACGGTCGAGTTCAGGCACGCGGAGGGGATGAGGAAGTCGTCGCGGGTGCCGTACGTCCGTACGCACGAGCCCGGGTCGGCCAGCACCGCGATCTCCGCGTCGAAGCCGGCCGCACCGCCGCCCGCCTCGAACTCCTCGATCGCCACCGCCAGTTCCCGGGTGATCGCGCCCTTGCCGGTCCAGCCGTCCACGAAGACGACGTCACGCGGGTCGTGGTGGGCGGCCAGCCAGCGCAGCGCGTTGGCGTCGATGCCCCGGCCGCGCACGATCGACACGGCGTAGTGCGGCAGGTCGAGGCCGTGCCGGAACTGCGCCCAGCGCCGCATCAGGACGCCGACGGGGGTGCCGGCCCGGGCCAGCGAGACGAGGACGGGCCGCGGGGAACGCTCGGCGATCACCGTCTCCGTGACGACGCCCACGGCCTGCGCGAGGCGCGCGGCGGACGTCTCGAGGGCCGCCTGGAACAGCTCCTGGTACTGCTCGCTGGGCTGGTACTCGACCGGCAGCGACTCGGCGTAGTGCGCGCCACCGCTCTGGATGGCCTCCTCGCGCTCCTCGGTCGGCGCCTCCAGCGTCACGTCCGAGAGGTCCTGGAGCAGCCAGCCGACCTCCTCGGGCGGGTACGAGGAGAAGGCCGGTCCACGGAGGGGCTCGGGCAGCATGGCGGGTCTCTCTTCCGACAGGGCGGCCGCGTACAGCGGCTCGGGGACGTACGACGGCACGACCGCCAGCACGACGTGCGGGGTGTGGGCGGCGAGCTGGGCCAGGAGGCCGTCGGGAGCGTGCAGCTCCGGGGTGTCGGCCACCGAGTCCACGACGGCGACGACGGCGTCGAAGCCACCGCCCGCGACGTTGTAGGCATAGCGCTCGCCGGGGCCGTCCGCCGGGTCGTCGTGCGCGGGGAAGACGATGCGGCTGCGTATCGCGTAGCCGGGGTCGTCGACCGCGAGGACGGGAGAGCGGGTGGTGGTCGAGTAGCGCACCTCGGCGGCCACGACCTGCTCCAGCTCGCGGGCCAGCCGGAGCGGGGCGTACATCAGCTCCTCGAAACCGAGCACGAGGACGCGGCGGGCGTCCTCGGGTACGGCCTCGGCGAGGCGGGCGGTCATGGCGGGGAGCGCGGTCTCCAGCCGGGCCCGGTGCCTGGGCGTGAACCCGTGCCGGCCGCCGTCCGGCAGCCCGCGGGGCCAGTGCAGGTCCACGCGGGTCGCATGGCCTCGGGGGCGCGTCTGCCCGGCAGGGTCGTCGTCCGGGTGCGGGTCCGTCGTGGCGTGTCGCGCAGTTCCCCGCGCCCCTGGCGAGATGGCCCGCATGTCGTCAGGGCCGTGCGGAACAGCGCCCTGAAGGGGCGCGGGGAACTGCGCGACCGGCCCCGACGGCGCCGCGGACGGCCGATCACCGCTCGCGGCAGCCTCGGCCTCGTACCGGGCGACCAGTTCCTGGCCCTTCTCCAGCACCCCCTCCGGGAGGAGGACAGTGCCGGAGGCGGCCGTGACGAGGTCCACGCGCGCGCCGATCTCGCGGGCGAACTCCTCCAGCCGGCCCGCGTCGGCCGCCGACCGCATGTCGACCAGCGCGACCACGACGTACCGGTCCCGCGGATACCGCTCGTGCAGCGCCCGGACGGTGTTCAGGACCGTGTTGCCGGTCGAGAACTCGTCGTCGACCAGGACCAGCGGCCCGGACCCGACCAGCAGCGCCGGGTCCTCGGGCAGGAGGAGGTGGGAGGTGGCGTGCGAGTGGGACTCCTCGAAGCCGCCCGCCTGGGCGACCCCGGCCACCGGACGGCGGGTGGAGTGCAGACACGGGGCGGCGCCGAGGCCGTCGGCGACCGAGTGGCCGAGGCCGGTGGCGGTCTCCGCGTATCCGAGGACGACCGCCCCGGCCGCCTCCTCGGCGCCGAGCAGCTCACGCACCCGCCGCCCGAGGGCGACACCCTGGCCGTGCACCACGGAGGGCGACTGCGGGACGTGCTTGCCCAGGACGTTCGAGACCAGCAGATGGGCCCGCTTGGGGTTGCGGCGCAGGGCCAGCCCCACCAGGTCCGTCAGCGTGTCGTCGCCCACGATCTCGACCCCGAGCCGCTCGGCGACCCAGGTCCCGGACCATATGCCGTCGTCCCCGTTGTTCACTGCGTTGTTCATGCGTCCCTTGTGAGTGAGGTGGTGATTCAGCCGGGAATGCCGGCGGCGAGCAGGTCGACGAAGCTGACGTCCTCGTGCGCGACACCGAAGACCTCGGCGCGGAGCATGGTGCGCTCGGCCCAGGCGCGGTGCGGCTTCACCTCGTTCATCTTGTTCGTGTACTGCGACCGCAGGACACCGCCGCCGCCGCGTTCCGGCCGCAGGATGTCCGCCGCGTCGCTGTACTCCTCGTGACTGACGACGGACAGTGCGTGCACCGCCGGCACGTGCGAGGGGTGGATGCAGGTCTTGCCCAGCAGGCCGTTGGCGTGATCCAGGGAGATCTCGCGCAGCAGCCCGTCCATCGCGTGCTCGATCAGTTTCTCGCGGAGTTCGACGGCCTGTCCTTCCAGGAAGGGGCTGTGCCGCAACATCGGCTTGAACATGCGCTCGGGGACGCGGAAGTACTCCCAGACCGGTCCGGTCACCGTGAAGCCGGTGCCGTCGGCCCGGCCCAGCATGTTGACCACGTCGGCGATCACCGAGGCGACGATCTGGACGTCGTAGGCGGTCATGTCGGGCGCCCTGCGCAGGCCGTACGAGGAGCAGAAGTCGGTCACGCCGAGGCGCAGCGCGAGGACCCGGCTGCGGTACTTGTCGACGGCGCGGGCGATGCCCTCCAGGGCGTCCACCCGAGACTCGCGGTACATCAGCTCGGGCGTCTCCAGGACGGGCATGCCGAACAGCCGCCGCCCGCTCGCCGTCTCGGCGCCCGCCAGCGCCTCCAGGAAGGGGATGCCCCGCTCCTCGGTGAACTTCGGGAACACGAAGCCGCTCAGCAGCGCGGTGTCGTCGCCGAGACGCCGGACCAGGTCGGGGATCTGCTCGGGCGTGCGGACCCGGATGAAGAGCAGCGGCGGCTCCACGCCCTGCGTGTCCCGGCGCCCGGCCAGGTCGGAGAACTGCCGGACCAGGTTCTCCTCGCCGGCCTCGACGTCCTCGTCGCCGATGGAGTCCTCCAGACAGAGCACCATCGACACCACGCCGCGCCCCGCCTGTTTGACGATGTCGTCCGCCAGCCGGGGCCTGGTGGCCGGGCTGTACAGGGTGGCGCCCAGGGCCGCGGCGAGCAGCCTGGCCGGGGAGTCCGTGTCGAAGAGACACGGCTCCCGGTGGAAGAGGCGCTGACGCACCTCAGGGGCGAGGTGCCCGAAATGACGCATAAATCTCCCCCGGGGTGCAGGTAAGTCTGTGGATTCGGCATGAGGTGGCCGGTAATAGTACGTAGGGATCCATGTCCGAGGTTCCCACCCGGCATGAATTTCAGGTAACTCACGGATGAGACCTGCCGTGTACCCCGCGTTGTCGTGAGCAGGCCCGAGAAGGCAGGATGACCGCATGACGCACGCGATGCTGAAGGGGTCGAACGTCCCGCTGAAGGCCACCACGGTGCGCGCCGTGCTGCGCTGGACCCCCGGGCAGGGGGTCCCGGACGTCGACGCCTCGGCGCTGCTCCTCGGTCTCGACGGCCGTGTGCGCTCCGACGAGGACTTCGTCTTCTACAACCAGCCCCGGCACCCCTCCGGGAAGGTGTGGCGGCTCGGCAAGAAGCGGGTCGCCGAGGGCCTCACGGACACCATCCAGACGGACCTGTCCGGTGTCGAGTCCGGCGTCGGCCAGATTCTGCTGGTCGCTTCGGCGGACGGCACGACGTTCGACCGCGTACGTTCCCTCACCATCGCGCTGTACGACGCGGCGGCCGACGGTGAGCCCCTGGCCACCTTCGACATCCGGCCGGAGACCGGTGAGGAGACGGCCCTGATCTGCGGCGAGCTGTACCGGCGCGGCGAGGGCTGGAAGTTCCGGGCGCTGGGCGAGGGCTACTCCAACGGCCTCAAGGGCCTGGCCACCGACTTCGGCATCTCGGTCGACGAGTCGGAGGAGGCCCCGGCCGCCGAGCCCGGCCCGGCCGCGCAGACGCCCAGCCTGTCCCAGCCGCTGCCTCCCGAGCAGCCGACGGCGGCCGTCCCGCAGCAGCCGCAGCCGCAGCCGCAGCCGGCGTACGGGTATCCGGCCAGTCTGCCGACGTACGGCTACGGCTACCCGGACGGGACCTTCCGGCTGCCTCCGCAGGGGCCGCAGTTCGTCGGCCGGTGAGCCGTCGGGTGAGCCCCCGGGCGCGCGGGTCCCAGGCGCGCAGGTGTCACTTGTCGGCCTTCGTCTTGTAGCCCCTGCCCCACTGGAGTCCCCACCCGTACAGGCGGTCGAGCTCCGCCTGGAACCCGTAGACGAACCGCACCTCGCGCCGGACCATGAGTTCGTCCTTCACGTTCTCGATCATCACCACCGCGCAGGAGCGGGCCTGGGGGTGCCGTTCGTCGAGGCCGATCTCGATGCGCGGCCCGTTGCTCGGGTACAGCGTGACGATCGCGTGGGTCCGGTCGAACGCCGGCGTCTGGTCGTAGATGTAGACGAAGACGAGCAGCCGCTTGATCTGCTCCCGGTGGTCGAGGTTGACGTACATCGTCTCGCCCGACGCGGAGCCGAACCGGTCGTCCCCGCTCAGCTTCACGTACGGCGGCGCGTTCACGTCCCCCAGCAGGCCGCCCAGGGGCTGCACGACCCCCTTCGTGCCGTCCGCCAGCTCGTACAGGCAGCCGAGGTCGAGGTCGACGTTGACCATGCTCTGGCTGTGCCCCACGACCTCCGGGGGACGCAGCGCCTTGAAGGGGTGCCTCAGCAGGCTCTCCCGCTGCGGTCCGCCGATGTCGGACGTCCGCATCCGCCAGGTCAGGTTGACGCGCAGGTTGCCGGTGGCGGCGCCCTGGCGGGTCAGGGAGACCTGGTGGTGCCGTTTGGTCAGCTCGATCGCGTTGGTGGCCGCGTTGCCCGAGTCGAAGTCGGTCGCGCGGCTGCCCAGTAGCCCGTCGAAGATGCCCATTCCCGCCCCCACGTCCACTGATGAAAGACCGGCGGGGCGGCCGGCGGAGGACTCGTCCTCACCGGCCGCCCCGACCAGAGCGTTCCTCGCTCAGAAGGTGATCACACCCCGGACGAGACCTCAGTCTTGTCGTCCGAGGCCGTCGCTTTTCCCTCGGCCTCGGCCAGTGCCCGGTTGCGGCGGACCGAGGACCAGAAGGACCAGGCGATCAGGACGACGCCCACGAGGCCGGTGATGACCTCGTTGATCTGGTACTGGATGGTGACCATGAGGATCACGGCGAGGGCGCCGATCGCGTAGTGCGCGCCGTGCTCGAGGTAGACGTAGTCGTCGAGGGTGCCCTGGCGGACCAGGTACACGGTCAGCGACCGGACGTACATGGCGCCGACACCGAGGCCGAGGGCCATCAGGACGATGTCGTTGGTGATGGCGAAGGCGCCGATCACACCGTCGAAGGAGAACGACGCGTCGAGGACCTCGAGGTACAGGAACATGAAGAACGCGGCCTGGCCGGCCAGGACGACGGGCGAGCGCTTCTTGCCGGTGCGCGCCGCCTCTTCCTCCTCCTCGTGCTCGCGCTCCTCCTCTTCCTCGAGCTTGTCCTCGAAGTAGCCGGAGAGACCACCGACGACCATGTACGTGATCAGGCCGGCGATCCCGGAGATCAGGACCGTCTGCGCCTTGTCGACGTGCGCGCCGCCGTGCTGGTGGGCGTGGGTGGCGAAGGTGAAGGAGGTGATCAGCAGGACGATCAGCGCGATGCAGACCGACAGCATGTCGACCTTGCCGAGCTTGGCGAGCGGCCGCTCGATCCAGCGCAGCCACTGGATGTCCCGGTCCTCGAAGATGAAGTCAAGGAAGATCATCAGCAGGAACATGCCGCCGAAGGCGGCGATCGACGGGTGGGCGTCGGTGACGAGCTGCTGGTACTTGTCCTTGTCGTTGAGCGCGAGGTCGACCGCGTCGATCGGGCCGATCTTGGCGCTGATCGCGACGATGACCACGGGAAAGACCAGCCGCATGCCGAAGACGGCGATCAGCACGCCGATCGTGAGGAAGATCTTCTGCCAGAAGGCGTTCATCTTCTTCAGGATCCCGGCGTTGACCACCGCGTTGTCGAACGACAGCGAGATCTCCAGGACGCAGAGGATCGCCACGATGCCGAGAGCCTCCCACCCCCCGTAGAAACCCGCTGCGACCAGGCCGAGCGCGGTGATCGCGAACGACCAGCCGAAGGTTTTCAGAAGCACTGGCTACCCAATCGTGTAATTGGGGGTCCCCCCAGACGGAGTCTGGGGGCGGGTCTCCCCCGCGCCGTACTCGGCTTTACGAAACGTTGACTCCGAAGTCTAGAGCGATGCCCCGCAGTCCCGACGCGTACCCCTGCCCCACGGCCCTGAACTTCCATTCGCCCTGGTACCGGTAGAGCTCGCCGAAGATCATCGCGGTCTCCGTGCTCGCGTCCTCGCTCAGGTCGTAGCGGGCGAGTTCCTGGCCGTCGGCCTGGTTGACGACCCGGATGAAGGCGTTGGCGACCTGCCCGAAGGTCTGGCCCCGCTCGTCGGCCATGTGGATCGAGACCGGAAAGACGATCTTGTCGCACTGCGGCGGCACCTTGGAGAGGTCCACCAGGAGCGACTCGTCGTCGCCCTCGCCCTCTCCGGTGAGGTTGTCGCCGGTGTGCTCCACGGAGCCGTCCGGGCTCTTGAGCTGGTTGTAGAAGACGAACCACTCGTCCCCCATGACGCGTCCGCTGTTGCACAGCAGCGCGCTGGCGTCCAGGTCGAAGGGGGCTCCGGTGGTGGAGCGCGCGTCCCAGCCGAGTCCGACCATCACCTGAGTGAGGTTCGGCGCGGCCTTGGACAGGGAGACATTGCCTCCCTTGGCGAGCGTGACGCCCATGATTGCTGGTCCTCCCCTAGGTGGTGCTCAGGTGCTGCTTCTCCGTTGTCCTGCGCGTCCGGCGCCGACCGTAAACGGTGCGGCGCCGGACGGACGGACGTTCAGGTGACGCCGGTCGTGCTGGTGGCTCAGACGTTGACGCCGAAGTCCTGCGCGATACCGCGCAGGCCCGACGCGTAGCCCTGGCCGATGGCGCGGAACTTCCACTCCGCACCGTGCCGGTACAGCTCGCCGAAGACCATCGCGGTCTCGGTCGACGCGTCCTCGCTCAGGTCGTACCGGGCGATCTCGGCGCCGCCGGCCTGGTTCACGACGCGGATGAACGCGTTGCGGACCTGTCCGAAGGACTGCTGGCGGTTCTCCGCGTCGTAGATCGACACGGGGAAGACGATCTTCTCGATGTCGGCCGGGACGGCGGCGAGGTTGACCTTGATCGCCTCGTCGTCGCCCTCGCCCTCACCGGTGGTGTTGTCACCGGTGTGCTCGACCGAGCCGTCGGGGCTCTTGAGGTTGTTGAAGAAGACGAAGTTCGCATCGCTGCCGACCTTGCCCGAGCTGTCCAGCAGCAGCGCGCTGGCGTCCAGGTCGAAGTCGGTGCCGGTCGTGGTGCGGACGTCCCACCCCAGACCGACGATGACCGCGGTCAGGCCCGGGGCCTCCTTGGTCAGCGATACGTTGCCGCCCTTGCTGAGGCTGACTCCCACGAATCCTCCATTGGTGTTCCGGGGCAGGGAGCCCCTGGTGCGTCGGATATCGGATCAACGTGTCGATCCTAGTGACGGGTTCCCGCCCCACGCAGGCCCTGACACCCAAGAATCACAGGGTGTCGAGCGCGGCGACGTACTCGCCGAGGTCGCGGGCGTCCGGCAGCGCGTTGACGACCGTCCAGCGCACCACGCCCTCCTTGTCGATGACGAAGGTGCCGCGCACCGCGCAGCCCTTGTCCTCGGCGAAGACCCCGTAGGCGCGGCTGACCTCGCCGTGCGGCCAGAAGTCGCTGAGCAGCGGGTACTCCAGGCCCTCCTGCTCGGCGAAGACGCGCAGGGTGTGGATGGAGTCGTTGGAGACGGCGAGCACCTGGGTGTCGCGGTCGGCGAACTTCGGGAGGTTGTCGCGCACCTCGCACAGTTCACCGGTGCACACACCGGTGAAGGCGAAGGGGTAGAAGAGCAGGACGACGTTCTTGGGGTTCTCGCCCCCACGGAAGTCGGAGAGTCGCACGGCACGGCCGTGGTTGTCCTTGAGCTCGAAGTCGGGGGCCTTGTCGCCGACCTGGATCGCCATCGCCTGCATGTCCCTTCGGTGGGCTGTCCGGGTGAGGACACCACCCTACGCAGCGGTCGCCGAAGGCCGCCGGACGGACCTGCCCCCCAGGGGCCGGCCCGTCCGGCGTCACAGCACTTCAGTCACTTCTCGGACGTCACTCCCTGGACGTCACTTCTTGGACTTCGCGGCCTTGGGCGTCACCAGCCGGCTGCCGCTCCAGTCCTTGCCCACGCTGACGCTCTTGCTGGCCGACAGACCCGCAGTCGTCGAGGCTTCGGAGATGTCGCTGGGCTCCACGTATCCCGTCCGGCCGGTCTTCGGCGTCAGGAGGAGGATCGACCCGCCTTCTTCGATGTACGTGGTGGCGTCCACCAGCGCATCCGTCAGGTCTCCGTCATCGTCGCGGAACCAGAGCACTACGGCGTCGGCGACGTCGTCGTAGTCCTCGTCCACCAGATCGCTGCCGATGACTTCCTCAATGGACTCGCGGAGCTCCTGGTCGACGTCGTCGTCGTAGCCGATCTCCTGGACCACCTGCTCGGGCTGGAAACCCAGCCTGACGGCAGGGCCGGTCCGCTCCTCCGCGTGGTCCGCGGTCGCGCTCACGGGTTGCCTCCTGATCATGATTCGGGAATAACTGAGCCACGCGCGTGCGCGAAGCATTGGCCGTAGTCCACACGGGCGGGACGGATCGCGCAAGTACCCGGCGGTTCGGACCGCCGAAACGGTGACGATCCTGGCCGTGTCGACGCAACTCCAGGCACGCGATTCGGACGGACGGTGACGTACACCACACCTATCTGCCCTGTTTGCGTATTTGAGAACCACCCAAGGGTACGAGATTCGAACGGGTGCCGGTTACCTCGGGGTAGAGATGACGTTTGCGGCGCCTAGGTACACGATGGGGGCGGTACAGGCACTGGAGAGTAGGCCGGACGCCCCAGGGGGCGCCCGCGAGACGGCCCGCGAGAGAGCAGCACAGCCCCACAGTCCCGCACAGCACCGCACAGTCCCATACAGCCCTCTGACAGGTAAGGAACAGCGTGGCTTCCGGATCCGATCGCAACCCGATCATCATTGGCGGCCTTCCGAGTCAGGTTCCTGACTTCGATCCCGAGGAAACCCAGGAGTGGCTCGACTCCCTCGACGCCGCGATCGACGAGCGCGGCCGGGAGCGGGCCCGCTATCTGATGCTCCGGCTGATCGAACGGGCCCGCGAGAAGCGCGTGGCCGTGCCCGAGATGCGCAGCACGGACTACGTCAACACCATCCCCACCCGGGCCGAGCCCTTCTTCCCCGGCAACGAGGAGATCGAGCGCCGGATCCTCAACGCGACCCGCTGGAACGCGGCCGTGATGGTCTCCAGGGCCCAGCGCCCGGGCATCGGCGTCGGCGGCCACATCGCGACCTTCGCCTCCTCCGCGTCCCTCTACGACGTCGGCTTCAACCACTTCTTCCGCGGCAAGGACGAGGGCGACGGCGGCGACCAGGTCTTCTTCCAGGGCCACGCCTCCCCCGGCATCTACGCGCGCGCGTTCCTGCTCGACCGGCTGAGCGAACAGAACCTGGACGCGTTCCGCCAGGAGAAGTCGAAGGCCCCGCACGGCCTGTCCTCGTACCCGCACCCGCGTCTGATGCCGGACTTCTGGGAGTTCCCGACCGTGTCGATGGGCCTCGGCCCGATCGGCGCGATCTACCAGGCGCGGATGAACCGCTACATGCACGCGCGCGGGATCGCCGACACCTCGAAGTCGCACGTGTGGGCGTTCCTCGGCGACGGCGAGATGGACGAGCCCGAGTCGCTCGGCCAGCTGACCATCGCCGCCCGCGAGGGCCTGGACAACCTGACCTTCGTCGTGAACTGCAACCTCCAGCGGCTGGACGGCCCGGTGCGCGGCAACG
Above is a genomic segment from Streptomyces asoensis containing:
- a CDS encoding HAD family hydrolase, which codes for MPVVVASDLDRTLIYSAAALALTMPDARAPRLLCVEVHEARPLSFMTETSAQLLTDLGDRAVFVPTTTRTRKQYQRINLPGPAPKYAICANGGHLLVDGATDQEWHAGVQARLADECAPLAEVQEYLAKTADPFWLRKQRVAEDLFAYLVVERELLPEEWVKELAAWAENRGWTVSLQGRKIYAVPKPLTKSAAVREVARRTGADLTLAAGDSLLDADLLLAADRGWRPGHGELADAAWTAPQITALPERGVLAGERILREFLKNS
- a CDS encoding transglycosylase domain-containing protein — protein: MQLKVPASFRADETMQLRVSDIPDLPDVSEGDAAGEKKARSSKNRRKAPRPSVFDRISTVLGPRLAPLLAALTPYVARVTPYARKLRPQYPRPGRTDWRRWIPSWRQWLGGFLCSIGLSSMLLVVAYAATDIPDNINSYATQQDNVYFWADGTPMARTGWVQRQAMPLKDIPEDVRWAVLAAENASFYSDPGISLKGISRALFRTIGQGDTQGGSTITQQYVKNVYLNQNQTVSRKFTEAMIALKLDNQMSKDDILEGYLNTSWFGRGTYGIQRAAQAYYGKDVGELNASEAAFLASLLKGAGLYDPTLNPANRARAVERWSWTLDRMVDIGKLSRAERAKYTKFPEPLKSNPLYDTGEQSDYLVELASQYAKKAGNISDKDFDLGGYQIYTTFDKKREAQLTDAVTKARKKAQKDDPKGAASAHYGASSVASDGRILAVYGGPDHRTQGYNESNATTVPAGSAFQPFVFAAGLEHGVHKTREGDTEKVTGQTLYDGDNLVPVTTPEGPYWDRNGRKAAAENDGGRSYGQISLHRALELSVNTPFMQLGMDTGLDVVRSTAEKSGLLPSSFGAQVPALSTGSSTPSAIRMASGYSTFAAGGKHTEPYSVRLISRNGTKLALEAPDTTRAFGADVAEEVNSALADSFSTAHPDDVPSSQGQAVRSGSLGRVAGKAGTTTDDTAAWYIGTARAVSTAVVVYRIDLTKSLEPLPLKGLAGKTGSVPYGIWSGAMRPLG
- a CDS encoding phosphoribosyltransferase, which produces MNNAVNNGDDGIWSGTWVAERLGVEIVGDDTLTDLVGLALRRNPKRAHLLVSNVLGKHVPQSPSVVHGQGVALGRRVRELLGAEEAAGAVVLGYAETATGLGHSVADGLGAAPCLHSTRRPVAGVAQAGGFEESHSHATSHLLLPEDPALLVGSGPLVLVDDEFSTGNTVLNTVRALHERYPRDRYVVVALVDMRSAADAGRLEEFAREIGARVDLVTAASGTVLLPEGVLEKGQELVARYEAEAAASGDRPSAAPSGPVAQFPAPLQGAVPHGPDDMRAISPGARGTARHATTDPHPDDDPAGQTRPRGHATRVDLHWPRGLPDGGRHGFTPRHRARLETALPAMTARLAEAVPEDARRVLVLGFEELMYAPLRLARELEQVVAAEVRYSTTTRSPVLAVDDPGYAIRSRIVFPAHDDPADGPGERYAYNVAGGGFDAVVAVVDSVADTPELHAPDGLLAQLAAHTPHVVLAVVPSYVPEPLYAAALSEERPAMLPEPLRGPAFSSYPPEEVGWLLQDLSDVTLEAPTEEREEAIQSGGAHYAESLPVEYQPSEQYQELFQAALETSAARLAQAVGVVTETVIAERSPRPVLVSLARAGTPVGVLMRRWAQFRHGLDLPHYAVSIVRGRGIDANALRWLAAHHDPRDVVFVDGWTGKGAITRELAVAIEEFEAGGGAAGFDAEIAVLADPGSCVRTYGTRDDFLIPSACLNSTVSGLISRTVLRADLVGPDDFHGAKFYRELAGTDVSVAFLDAVAARFPEVADAVGGAVKELLASDRTPSWEGWAAVERISEEYGIHDVNLVKPGVGETTRVLLRRVPWKILARAGAGADLDHVRLLAGQRGVPVEEVDDLPYTCVGLIHPKFTRGATGADGKAVTV
- a CDS encoding TerD family protein — translated: MTHAMLKGSNVPLKATTVRAVLRWTPGQGVPDVDASALLLGLDGRVRSDEDFVFYNQPRHPSGKVWRLGKKRVAEGLTDTIQTDLSGVESGVGQILLVASADGTTFDRVRSLTIALYDAAADGEPLATFDIRPETGEETALICGELYRRGEGWKFRALGEGYSNGLKGLATDFGISVDESEEAPAAEPGPAAQTPSLSQPLPPEQPTAAVPQQPQPQPQPAYGYPASLPTYGYGYPDGTFRLPPQGPQFVGR
- a CDS encoding HpcH/HpaI aldolase/citrate lyase family protein, with the protein product MRHFGHLAPEVRQRLFHREPCLFDTDSPARLLAAALGATLYSPATRPRLADDIVKQAGRGVVSMVLCLEDSIGDEDVEAGEENLVRQFSDLAGRRDTQGVEPPLLFIRVRTPEQIPDLVRRLGDDTALLSGFVFPKFTEERGIPFLEALAGAETASGRRLFGMPVLETPELMYRESRVDALEGIARAVDKYRSRVLALRLGVTDFCSSYGLRRAPDMTAYDVQIVASVIADVVNMLGRADGTGFTVTGPVWEYFRVPERMFKPMLRHSPFLEGQAVELREKLIEHAMDGLLREISLDHANGLLGKTCIHPSHVPAVHALSVVSHEEYSDAADILRPERGGGGVLRSQYTNKMNEVKPHRAWAERTMLRAEVFGVAHEDVSFVDLLAAGIPG
- a CDS encoding FmdB family zinc ribbon protein — translated: MPRYEYRCRTCGDTFELSRPMAQSADPADCPAGHGDTVKLLSAVAVGGTKSAPAPGAGGGCCGGGCCG